Proteins encoded in a region of the Phycisphaerae bacterium genome:
- a CDS encoding FliA/WhiG family RNA polymerase sigma factor, which translates to MDIDTLWKKFFKEKSEEFRNKLMEHYLPLVKYTAERIYVKLPDKVEVDDLISAGIFGLMDAIDAFDPKRGVKFATYCTPRIRGAILDELRSMDWVPRLVRARAHQLGNATRTLESHLGRVPTEQEIAGELEMDMDNFYRLQRDASAVGLVSLSNNLDVDGDNDICEIDIIEDKKSEDPMTEAQKRDLKGLLTKGLSRAERLILVLYYYEEMTMKEIGATLDLSESRVSQMHSSIIARLKAQMGTRKKEFSPK; encoded by the coding sequence ATGGATATCGATACACTGTGGAAGAAATTCTTCAAGGAAAAATCTGAAGAATTCCGTAACAAGCTGATGGAACATTATCTGCCGCTGGTCAAGTATACGGCGGAACGTATATATGTCAAATTGCCGGACAAGGTGGAAGTCGATGACCTTATCAGCGCCGGTATATTCGGCCTGATGGATGCGATAGACGCTTTTGACCCAAAACGGGGCGTCAAATTTGCCACTTACTGTACGCCGCGTATAAGAGGCGCTATTCTCGATGAACTGCGAAGTATGGACTGGGTTCCGCGTCTTGTCAGGGCAAGGGCGCATCAGCTTGGAAATGCCACAAGAACGCTTGAATCGCATCTCGGCAGGGTTCCTACGGAACAGGAAATCGCCGGCGAACTTGAAATGGATATGGATAATTTTTATCGTCTCCAGCGGGACGCGAGTGCCGTTGGTCTTGTTTCGCTTAGCAACAATCTTGATGTTGACGGCGACAACGATATCTGCGAAATTGATATAATTGAGGATAAAAAAAGCGAAGACCCGATGACTGAAGCGCAGAAACGCGACCTGAAAGGTCTTCTGACAAAAGGGTTAAGCAGGGCCGAACGCCTTATTCTTGTTCTTTATTATTACGAAGAAATGACTATGAAGGAAATCGGCGCAACCCTTGATTTGTCCGAATCGAGAGTTTCCCAGATGCATTCATCCATAATCGCACGGCTCAAGGCCCAGATGGGAACGCGAAAGAAGGAATTTTCACCTAAATAA
- the dapF gene encoding diaminopimelate epimerase — protein sequence MRFTKMHGLGNDYVYVNCFEERVNDPAGLAPAVSDRHRGIGADGLILICPSDIADVKMRIFNADGSEAQMCGNGIRCVAKYAYEHGLVKNRKPSMKIETGRGVLALGLEINGKDKVEKVCVNMGRPIIDPVKIPVSLDGDSIIEAAIDVRNQRMLMTCVSMGNPHAVFFTDDLASIELEKVGPVIEHHELFPQRINAHFVRVNSTSEFTMMTWERGSGVTLACGTGACACCVAAVLTDRCGRIVTAHLPGGDLQINWSQEDNCVYMTGPATEVFTGDWLIS from the coding sequence ATGCGTTTTACGAAAATGCACGGACTGGGCAATGATTATGTCTATGTCAATTGTTTTGAAGAACGGGTCAACGACCCGGCCGGACTTGCTCCGGCCGTAAGCGACCGTCATCGCGGCATCGGCGCTGACGGCCTGATTCTTATCTGTCCGTCGGACATCGCGGATGTAAAAATGAGAATTTTCAACGCCGATGGTTCCGAAGCACAGATGTGCGGTAACGGCATACGGTGCGTCGCCAAATATGCTTACGAACATGGACTTGTCAAAAACAGAAAACCGTCTATGAAAATCGAGACCGGCAGAGGCGTACTTGCGCTCGGTCTTGAAATTAACGGAAAAGATAAAGTCGAAAAAGTCTGTGTAAATATGGGCCGGCCGATTATCGACCCTGTCAAAATCCCGGTTTCGCTTGACGGAGATAGTATAATTGAAGCCGCCATAGATGTCCGCAATCAGCGGATGCTGATGACGTGCGTTTCGATGGGAAATCCGCATGCGGTCTTTTTCACGGACGACCTGGCTTCGATCGAACTTGAAAAAGTCGGGCCGGTAATCGAACATCACGAACTGTTTCCGCAGAGAATCAACGCGCATTTTGTCAGGGTTAATTCCACGAGCGAATTTACGATGATGACGTGGGAAAGAGGCAGCGGCGTTACTCTGGCCTGCGGTACAGGCGCCTGTGCCTGCTGTGTGGCGGCCGTGCTTACGGACAGATGCGGCAGAATTGTTACGGCGCATCTGCCGGGCGGAGACCTTCAGATTAACTGGTCGCAGGAGGATAATTGCGTTTATATGACAGGTCCCGCGACGGAAGTTTTCACCGGCGATTGGCTGATAAGCTGA
- the queG gene encoding tRNA epoxyqueuosine(34) reductase QueG translates to MADKLRAMRIEEEIKQKALSLGFDIVGITSAENIDSKQIEEYKNWLNAGSNGRMAYLAKNVEQRFSPVSILPDAKSVICVGLNYKLPQSAADGLLQIASYALYPDYHKFIREKLTILANFLKLKIKNFKFKICVDSLPIAEKALAARAGLGFIGKNRLLINPKLGSFLLLGELITNLPLETNEPKLSSCGDCRKCIDACPTDALSEEQFDARRCISYLTIEHKGRISPELKDKMDSHLFGCEQCLLACPYNEKSPLCEKQKYGFTAREIKLEPDIIIGWSKTDFENFAADSAMKRTGFRRMKRNVLICRKNAE, encoded by the coding sequence TTGGCTGATAAGCTGAGAGCAATGCGAATTGAAGAAGAAATAAAGCAAAAAGCACTTTCTCTCGGATTCGATATTGTCGGCATAACTTCCGCTGAAAATATTGACTCGAAACAAATCGAAGAATACAAAAACTGGCTAAATGCCGGCTCTAACGGCCGGATGGCCTATTTAGCGAAAAATGTCGAACAGCGTTTCAGCCCTGTTTCAATCCTGCCGGATGCAAAATCCGTAATATGTGTGGGCCTTAATTATAAATTGCCGCAATCTGCCGCCGATGGTTTGCTTCAAATTGCTTCTTATGCACTGTATCCCGACTATCATAAATTCATCAGGGAAAAACTTACTATCCTTGCGAATTTCCTGAAATTAAAAATTAAAAATTTTAAATTTAAAATCTGTGTCGATTCTTTGCCGATTGCAGAAAAAGCCCTTGCTGCGCGGGCGGGGTTGGGCTTCATAGGAAAGAATCGATTACTTATCAATCCCAAACTTGGCTCGTTTTTATTACTCGGTGAACTTATAACCAATCTGCCGTTGGAAACGAATGAACCGAAACTTTCTTCCTGCGGAGACTGCCGAAAATGTATTGACGCCTGCCCGACTGATGCACTGTCAGAAGAACAGTTTGATGCTCGAAGGTGCATAAGCTATCTTACAATTGAGCACAAGGGCAGGATAAGTCCCGAATTGAAAGATAAAATGGATTCGCACCTTTTCGGCTGTGAACAATGCCTGCTTGCGTGTCCCTATAATGAGAAATCGCCTTTATGTGAAAAACAAAAGTATGGTTTTACAGCTCGAGAGATTAAACTTGAGCCGGACATTATTATCGGCTGGTCAAAGACCGATTTTGAAAACTTCGCTGCAGATTCCGCGATGAAACGCACCGGTTTTCGCAGGATGAAACGTAACGTACTTATCTGCAGGAAAAACGCCGAGTAA
- a CDS encoding carboxymuconolactone decarboxylase family protein produces MKKMQKDAPAMTAGFGTLFSKVMTDGAISLREKELIALSIAVGIQCSPCIRAHVKKCLETGSSKEQIPETAAVAVVMGVGPAYMHAAVEVMDALEALGK; encoded by the coding sequence ATGAAAAAGATGCAAAAAGACGCCCCCGCAATGACAGCAGGTTTCGGCACACTTTTCAGCAAGGTTATGACTGACGGAGCTATCAGCCTTCGTGAAAAAGAGCTTATTGCTCTCAGCATTGCCGTTGGGATTCAATGTTCCCCCTGCATCAGGGCACATGTTAAAAAATGTCTTGAAACCGGCTCAAGTAAAGAGCAGATTCCCGAAACTGCGGCGGTTGCGGTCGTTATGGGCGTCGGGCCGGCTTATATGCACGCCGCGGTGGAAGTTATGGACGCCCTCGAAGCTCTCGGCAAATAA